One genomic region from Anabaena sp. PCC 7108 encodes:
- a CDS encoding cation:proton antiporter: protein MELLSQVLASEPTSQVLGKEPIVTFAILLVVILVVPILFDRLRLPGLVGLVCSGVVLGPSGWRLLESESPMITLLSDIGLVYLMFIGGLEFNLKVFRKQKIRSLVFGSLTFSLPLILGTLVGRFCGFGWHTSILIGALLASHSLLAYPIISHLGVVNNEAITMTMGATIFNDLGTVLILSVCIASSQAGVFSVDQIVPIVALIISYALIVLVGFDWAGKEFFRRSGDDEGNKFLFVLMSVFLAAVVAQMMGLEKIVGVFLAGLAVNEAVGEGPVKEKLVFIGSVLFIPIFFVDLGSRIDLPAFFDGNSTIKLLLLIFCGLITSKFIAALLAKLVYNYNWQETLTIWSLSIPLVSTTLAVALGGYRSGLLPPLVLNSVIVLVVMTAALGPWLTSVVAASTTGLTCSSVQEESPSNISEQPRQSAHEHLTIVVPLYNPHNQRYLIEMAALLACQCNGKILPLAIAHATAQMDTPQLEVAWQRSERLLAKAIVQSQLLGAKAEPLLRIDDAFAPGISRAAREQKANLIIMGWGRRTGLRARLLGNVIDSVLWASHCPVAVARLVESPKKIQRILVPIENFMNPTLTPVKFAQMLADANQSHMTILNVCDRRTSSSKIAARRSHLSVLVSKLALTNPPEIQIMAHENVAQAILQAARLYDLIVLPFIRNRTSPGGLAMSDVTNQLVSQLTCSIIILGEPQHNQKLLFSKNTPSNTATL from the coding sequence ATGGAACTCTTATCACAAGTGCTGGCTTCGGAACCAACTTCCCAAGTTCTTGGTAAGGAACCAATTGTTACCTTTGCTATTTTATTGGTAGTGATCTTAGTTGTACCTATCCTTTTTGACCGGCTAAGATTGCCAGGATTAGTGGGTTTGGTTTGCTCTGGGGTAGTACTTGGTCCATCAGGCTGGCGTTTATTGGAGTCAGAATCCCCAATGATCACCTTGCTATCAGACATTGGGTTAGTTTACTTAATGTTTATAGGTGGGTTGGAATTTAATCTCAAAGTTTTTCGTAAACAGAAAATTCGTTCTTTGGTATTTGGTAGCCTGACTTTCAGTCTCCCTCTGATACTCGGGACATTAGTAGGGCGATTTTGTGGTTTTGGCTGGCATACCTCAATCTTAATTGGTGCTTTACTTGCTTCTCACTCTCTTTTGGCATATCCGATTATCAGTCATTTGGGAGTGGTAAACAACGAGGCTATCACCATGACAATGGGAGCCACGATTTTTAATGATCTTGGTACAGTATTGATATTAAGTGTTTGTATAGCAAGCTCTCAGGCTGGGGTATTCAGCGTTGATCAAATAGTGCCAATAGTAGCATTAATAATAAGTTACGCTTTGATAGTGTTAGTAGGGTTTGATTGGGCGGGTAAAGAATTTTTCCGACGGTCTGGAGACGACGAAGGCAACAAGTTTTTATTTGTCTTAATGTCTGTGTTTCTCGCAGCTGTAGTTGCTCAAATGATGGGGTTAGAAAAAATAGTTGGTGTGTTTTTAGCTGGCTTGGCGGTGAATGAAGCTGTAGGAGAAGGGCCAGTTAAAGAAAAATTGGTGTTTATTGGCAGTGTGCTATTCATTCCCATTTTCTTTGTTGATTTGGGTTCAAGGATTGATTTACCTGCTTTTTTTGACGGCAATAGCACAATCAAGTTATTGTTGTTAATTTTCTGCGGTTTGATTACTAGTAAATTTATAGCCGCTTTGTTGGCAAAACTGGTTTACAACTATAACTGGCAGGAAACTCTAACAATTTGGTCACTATCAATTCCTTTGGTAAGTACGACATTAGCAGTGGCATTAGGGGGATATCGGTCTGGGCTATTACCTCCATTGGTATTAAACAGCGTAATTGTTTTAGTGGTGATGACAGCGGCTTTGGGTCCTTGGCTGACAAGTGTTGTGGCTGCGAGTACTACTGGTTTAACTTGTTCATCAGTTCAAGAGGAATCACCAAGCAATATATCTGAACAGCCAAGACAATCAGCACATGAGCATTTGACTATAGTTGTACCTTTGTATAATCCCCATAATCAAAGATATCTAATTGAAATGGCGGCATTATTGGCCTGTCAGTGCAATGGCAAAATTTTACCATTAGCGATCGCTCATGCTACGGCTCAAATGGATACACCACAATTAGAAGTAGCTTGGCAACGGAGTGAGCGGTTATTAGCAAAAGCCATAGTACAGAGTCAATTGTTGGGAGCAAAAGCTGAACCATTACTGCGAATTGATGATGCCTTTGCCCCAGGAATTAGTAGGGCAGCTCGTGAACAAAAGGCAAATTTAATTATCATGGGTTGGGGTAGACGGACTGGCTTGAGGGCGCGTTTATTGGGTAATGTAATTGATAGTGTCCTCTGGGCATCCCATTGTCCAGTTGCTGTAGCACGTCTGGTGGAATCACCAAAAAAAATTCAGCGCATTCTCGTGCCGATAGAAAACTTCATGAATCCCACACTAACACCTGTGAAATTTGCTCAGATGTTAGCAGATGCCAATCAAAGCCACATGACTATCTTGAATGTGTGCGATCGCCGCACCAGTTCCAGTAAAATTGCTGCTAGGCGATCGCATCTCTCTGTATTAGTATCTAAATTGGCTTTGACTAACCCTCCAGAGATTCAAATTATGGCTCATGAAAATGTTGCCCAAGCGATTTTGCAGGCTGCTAGATTATATGATTTAATTGTGTTACCTTTTATCCGTAATCGTACTAGTCCTGGAGGATTAGCTATGAGTGATGTCACAAACCAATTAGTTAGCCAACTCACTTGCTCAATCATTATTCTGGGAGAACCACAACATAATCAAAAATTACTTTTTTCAAAAAATACTCCTAGTAATACAGCTACTCTGTAA
- a CDS encoding Mrp/NBP35 family ATP-binding protein: MYDVLDSHSVLEVLRPVEDPELRKSLVELNMIRNVKIDAGKVSFTLVLTTPACPLREFIVEDCKKAVSKLPGVTDISVEVTAETPQQKSLPDRNGVPGVKNIIAVSSGKGGVGKSTVAVNVAVALAQTGAKVGLLDADIYGPNDPTMLGLADAKIAVRSTETGEILEPAFNHGVKLVSMGFLIDRDQPVIWRGPMLNGIIRQFLYQVQWGELDYLIVDMPPGTGDAQLTLTQAVPIAGAVIVTTPQTVALLDSRKGLRMFQQLNIPVLGIVENMSYFIPPDQPDKQYDIFGSGGGSKTAAELGIPLLGCVPLEISTRIGGDNGVPIVVAEPDSASAQALKAIALTIAGKVSVAALT, encoded by the coding sequence ATGTATGATGTCTTAGATTCTCACTCAGTCCTAGAAGTTTTACGACCGGTTGAAGATCCAGAGCTTCGCAAAAGTCTGGTAGAACTGAATATGATTCGCAACGTCAAAATTGACGCTGGCAAGGTTAGCTTTACTTTGGTGTTGACAACTCCTGCCTGTCCCTTACGGGAATTTATTGTTGAAGATTGTAAAAAAGCAGTATCCAAGCTCCCTGGTGTGACGGATATCAGCGTAGAAGTAACAGCAGAAACACCACAGCAAAAAAGCTTACCTGACCGTAATGGTGTTCCAGGCGTAAAAAATATTATTGCTGTTTCTAGCGGTAAAGGAGGCGTTGGTAAAAGTACAGTGGCGGTAAATGTGGCAGTGGCTTTAGCACAAACCGGAGCCAAAGTCGGCTTGTTAGATGCTGATATTTACGGGCCTAATGACCCCACCATGCTAGGGTTGGCTGATGCAAAAATTGCGGTTCGCTCTACAGAAACAGGTGAAATCCTGGAACCTGCTTTTAATCATGGTGTCAAGTTAGTCTCAATGGGCTTTTTAATTGACCGAGATCAGCCAGTGATTTGGCGTGGACCAATGCTGAATGGCATAATTCGCCAATTTCTTTATCAGGTGCAATGGGGAGAACTGGACTATTTAATTGTGGATATGCCACCAGGAACCGGAGATGCTCAGTTAACTTTAACCCAAGCAGTACCCATCGCTGGGGCAGTGATTGTCACCACACCGCAAACAGTAGCGCTGTTGGATTCGCGGAAAGGGTTGCGGATGTTCCAGCAGTTGAATATCCCGGTATTGGGAATTGTGGAAAATATGAGCTATTTTATTCCCCCAGATCAACCGGATAAACAATATGATATTTTCGGTTCCGGAGGTGGCTCAAAAACTGCCGCAGAATTAGGAATACCACTGTTGGGATGTGTACCTTTAGAGATTTCTACTAGAATTGGCGGTGATAATGGTGTGCCGATAGTTGTTGCTGAACCAGATTCAGCTTCTGCTCAAGCCCTGAAAGCGATCGCTTTAACTATCGCCGGTAAAGTATCAGTCGCTGCTCTAACATAA
- a CDS encoding UDP-glucose/GDP-mannose dehydrogenase family protein, with the protein MRVCVIGTGYVGLVTGACLAHIGHDVICIDNNEEKVKLMKSGQSPIFEPGLSEIMQSAINTGNIQFSSDLAAGVAHGEILFIAVGTPPLPTGESDTRYVEAVARGIGANLNGGYKVIVNKSTVPIGSGDWVKRIVLDGIAERQTTLLPGSETAVAEKLPEIAAQFDVVSNPEFLREGSAVYDTFNPDRIVLGGNSQQAVGMMKELYAPIVERKFAADKSLPSVPVLVTDLSSAEMIKYAANAFLATKISFINEVANICDRVGADVTQVAKGIGLDSRIGNKFLQAGIGWGGSCFPKDVSALIHTADDYGYEAQLMKAAVSVNERQRLIALEKLQQVLKILKGKTVGLLGLTFKPDTDDLRDAPALNLIEQLNRLGAKVKAYDPIISQTGMRHGLSGVLVETDAERLADGCDALVLVTEWQQFNTLDYTKMAKLMSHAVMIDGRNFLDPEAMVRAGFQYVGVGR; encoded by the coding sequence ATGCGTGTTTGTGTAATCGGGACTGGTTATGTGGGTTTAGTAACAGGGGCTTGTTTGGCTCATATCGGACATGATGTTATTTGCATAGATAACAACGAAGAAAAAGTAAAATTAATGAAGTCTGGGCAGTCGCCAATTTTCGAGCCAGGACTATCGGAAATTATGCAGTCTGCTATTAATACTGGAAATATTCAATTTTCTTCGGATCTGGCTGCTGGAGTGGCTCATGGCGAAATTCTATTTATTGCGGTGGGAACACCTCCCTTACCTACTGGGGAAAGTGATACTCGTTACGTAGAAGCTGTGGCGCGTGGTATTGGAGCAAATCTCAACGGTGGTTATAAGGTAATTGTCAATAAATCTACTGTTCCTATCGGTTCTGGTGACTGGGTTAAGAGAATTGTTTTAGATGGCATTGCTGAACGCCAAACAACATTGCTACCAGGAAGTGAGACAGCAGTTGCAGAAAAATTACCTGAGATTGCCGCTCAGTTTGATGTCGTCAGCAATCCAGAGTTTTTACGGGAAGGTTCAGCAGTTTATGACACATTTAATCCTGACCGAATTGTCTTAGGGGGCAATAGTCAACAAGCAGTCGGGATGATGAAAGAACTATATGCCCCAATTGTGGAACGCAAGTTTGCGGCTGACAAGTCTTTACCCTCTGTCCCAGTGCTGGTTACAGACCTGAGTTCAGCCGAAATGATCAAATATGCTGCTAATGCCTTTTTAGCGACCAAGATTAGTTTTATCAATGAAGTTGCTAATATTTGCGATCGCGTTGGTGCCGATGTTACCCAAGTCGCAAAAGGCATCGGTTTAGATTCCCGCATTGGTAACAAGTTCTTACAAGCTGGTATTGGTTGGGGTGGTTCTTGCTTTCCCAAAGATGTCTCAGCACTAATTCACACAGCCGATGATTATGGCTATGAAGCCCAATTGATGAAAGCCGCTGTGAGTGTAAATGAACGCCAACGTTTGATTGCTTTGGAAAAACTCCAGCAAGTCTTGAAAATCCTTAAAGGTAAAACGGTGGGACTACTTGGCCTGACCTTCAAGCCAGATACCGATGATTTGCGTGATGCACCTGCGCTTAACTTAATTGAGCAACTCAACCGCCTGGGAGCTAAAGTCAAGGCTTATGACCCGATTATTTCCCAAACAGGTATGCGTCATGGTCTTTCTGGTGTCTTGGTGGAAACCGATGCGGAAAGACTAGCTGATGGCTGCGATGCTTTGGTACTTGTTACTGAATGGCAACAGTTCAACACTTTGGACTACACAAAAATGGCAAAATTGATGAGTCACGCTGTGATGATTGATGGTCGCAACTTCCTAGATCCTGAAGCAATGGTGAGGGCTGGGTTCCAATATGTGGGTGTGGGACGATAA
- a CDS encoding DUF2993 domain-containing protein has translation MLGGLTGFTDPKGSDWGERMLNTVASQTIRHLFSMSESVEVFVRCYPSSKLLQGSIDSFKMSGRGLVIRKDFAVEEMTFETDAVAIDFSSVLSGKLTLKQPTQAVAQVILSEAGINEAFKAELVKKRLLNLSEPTLIAISGGEPVSFTEVQIQLLPGNQLHLVAKADLNNGQLIPLSMTIGVGIERRRRISFKDPKIELEQVPELQREISQTLSMALVEILDNMVDLDRFDLDGVKMRLNRLETEGQRLIFSGYAEIERIPRSS, from the coding sequence ATGTTAGGCGGACTTACTGGTTTTACAGATCCTAAAGGCAGCGATTGGGGAGAGCGAATGCTCAACACAGTCGCCAGCCAAACGATTCGCCACCTGTTTAGCATGAGCGAGTCAGTAGAAGTCTTTGTGCGCTGCTATCCCTCCAGCAAACTGTTGCAAGGCAGCATTGATAGCTTTAAAATGAGCGGTCGTGGCTTAGTCATTCGTAAAGACTTCGCAGTTGAGGAAATGACTTTTGAAACCGATGCAGTTGCCATTGACTTCAGCTCGGTTTTAAGTGGCAAACTCACCCTCAAACAACCTACCCAAGCAGTAGCGCAAGTAATATTGTCAGAAGCAGGAATTAATGAAGCTTTCAAGGCAGAACTGGTTAAAAAGCGCTTGCTCAACCTTTCTGAACCAACTTTAATAGCTATATCTGGTGGGGAACCAGTTTCGTTTACGGAAGTCCAAATACAACTATTACCGGGAAATCAATTACATCTTGTAGCTAAAGCCGATTTAAACAACGGACAACTTATACCCCTGAGTATGACCATAGGTGTTGGGATTGAAAGACGACGACGGATTTCTTTCAAAGATCCAAAAATTGAACTGGAGCAAGTTCCAGAATTACAGCGAGAAATTTCCCAAACCTTAAGTATGGCGTTGGTAGAAATTTTGGATAACATGGTCGATTTAGATCGCTTTGACCTTGATGGAGTAAAAATGCGACTTAATCGGTTAGAAACTGAAGGTCAAAGGTTAATTTTTAGCGGTTATGCAGAAATAGAACGTATCCCGCGTAGTTCTTGA
- a CDS encoding HAS-barrel domain-containing protein — protein MRLPLPQFATGDRHPDHIGEVIETATTEFLAQCLEPEDLSFPPMPPFGSWVCAVDEESGNQVYAVVYHATTMPIDSVHRARALGLSLATLREEQPQIFAMLKTEFRAAIVGFEQQSQNLSYNQGVYQYLPPRPPQIHQAVYRCQPEAIVKFTEKLDFLRTLLLINGAPVESLAASAIREVYQLRKADREWLIKAGRHLSILLKDDYDRLRFILSQIHP, from the coding sequence ATGCGTCTACCTTTACCACAGTTTGCTACAGGCGATCGCCATCCTGACCATATTGGGGAGGTGATAGAAACAGCGACTACCGAATTTTTGGCACAGTGTTTAGAACCGGAAGACTTGAGTTTTCCACCTATGCCACCTTTTGGGAGTTGGGTTTGTGCTGTGGATGAAGAATCTGGCAATCAAGTCTATGCTGTGGTATATCATGCCACAACTATGCCCATAGATTCTGTACACCGAGCTAGAGCATTGGGGTTGTCCTTGGCAACTTTGCGTGAGGAGCAACCCCAGATATTTGCTATGCTCAAAACTGAATTTCGGGCAGCCATTGTTGGATTTGAGCAGCAGTCTCAAAATCTAAGTTATAACCAAGGAGTATATCAGTATCTCCCACCTCGTCCACCTCAGATTCATCAAGCTGTTTATCGGTGTCAACCAGAAGCAATCGTCAAATTCACCGAAAAACTAGATTTTTTACGGACATTACTTTTGATTAACGGTGCGCCGGTAGAATCCTTGGCTGCATCTGCCATTCGTGAAGTTTACCAGTTACGCAAAGCTGACCGAGAATGGTTAATCAAAGCGGGAAGACACTTGAGTATACTGTTAAAAGACGATTATGATCGCTTGCGGTTTATTTTGAGTCAAATTCACCCATAG
- a CDS encoding UDP-glucuronic acid decarboxylase family protein encodes MRILVTGGAGFIGSHLIDRLMTKGHEVICLDNFYTGHKRNILKWLNNPNFEMIRHDITEEIRLEVDQIYHLACPASPVHYQYNPIKTVKTNVMGTMNMLGLAKRVKARFLLASTSEVYGDPEVHPQTEDYRGSVNPIGIRSCYDEGKRIAETLAFDYYRENKVDIRVARIFNTYGPRMLENDGRVVSNFIVQALRGNPLTVYGEGTQTRSFCYVSDLVEGLIRLMNGEYIGPVNLGNPDEYTILELAQAVQNLINPDAQIKFEPLPSDDPRRRRPDITRAKTWLNWEPTIPLQDGLKLAIEDFRQRIESNN; translated from the coding sequence ATGAGAATTTTAGTAACGGGCGGTGCTGGGTTTATTGGTTCCCATTTGATCGACCGACTAATGACTAAAGGTCATGAGGTCATATGTTTAGATAATTTCTACACAGGTCATAAACGCAATATCCTCAAATGGTTAAACAACCCTAATTTTGAGATGATCCGTCACGATATCACTGAGGAAATTCGCTTAGAAGTGGATCAAATCTATCATTTAGCTTGCCCTGCGTCCCCGGTACATTATCAGTACAACCCCATTAAAACCGTGAAAACTAACGTAATGGGAACAATGAATATGTTGGGGTTAGCTAAACGAGTAAAAGCTAGGTTTTTGTTAGCTTCTACCAGTGAAGTCTACGGTGATCCAGAAGTTCATCCCCAAACTGAAGATTATCGAGGTAGCGTTAATCCCATTGGGATTCGTTCTTGCTACGACGAAGGTAAAAGAATTGCTGAAACTTTGGCATTTGACTACTACCGAGAAAATAAAGTTGATATTCGGGTAGCCAGAATATTTAACACCTATGGCCCACGAATGTTAGAAAACGATGGTCGAGTAGTGAGCAACTTTATAGTTCAAGCCTTACGTGGTAATCCTTTGACAGTATACGGTGAAGGTACACAAACTCGTAGTTTCTGCTATGTCTCTGACTTAGTTGAAGGACTAATCAGGTTAATGAATGGTGAGTACATTGGTCCGGTCAATCTGGGTAATCCTGATGAATACACAATTTTGGAATTGGCACAAGCTGTGCAGAACTTGATTAATCCAGATGCACAAATTAAGTTTGAACCCTTACCTTCAGATGATCCTCGTCGTCGTCGTCCCGATATCACCAGAGCAAAAACTTGGTTAAATTGGGAACCTACCATTCCTCTACAAGATGGGTTAAAACTGGCAATAGAAGATTTCCGCCAACGTATTGAAAGTAACAATTAG
- a CDS encoding NAD(P)H dehydrogenase subunit NdhS, with the protein MILPGATVRVKNPADTYYRYEGLVQRVSDGKVAVLFEGGNWDKLITFRLPELEPVDTTGKKKGK; encoded by the coding sequence ATGATTCTGCCTGGAGCAACTGTTCGCGTCAAAAATCCCGCAGACACATATTATCGCTATGAAGGACTTGTACAACGGGTCAGTGATGGCAAGGTAGCTGTACTTTTTGAAGGTGGTAATTGGGATAAATTAATTACCTTTCGCTTGCCAGAATTAGAACCTGTAGACACTACAGGCAAGAAAAAAGGAAAATAG
- the rodA gene encoding rod shape-determining protein RodA: MLLKPSLPKIRWQYWVKPWQQVDWLLFCLPVALSLFGGLMILSTELKQPLTDWWWHWLVAGIGSIIALFLARCRYENLIQWHWITYALTNFSLMIVMIAGTSAKGAQRWISIGGFNVQPSEFAKIGVIITLAALLHRRTASTLDSVFRVLAITAIPWGLIFLQPDLATSLVFGAIVLGMLYWANANPGWLILMISPVVSAILFSISWPLSDPIILLKDLSFSPLGLAWAGAMGIVGWQTLPWRRFNVGALPLASGAITAFAFNMLGGELGFFAWNHVLKEYQKDRLSVFINPEHDPLGAGYHLIQSRIAIGAGEIWGWGLFKGPMTQLNFVPEQHTDFIFSAVGEEFGFAGCLIVLFVFCLICFRLLRVAQTAKDNFGSLLAIGVLSMIMFQVIVNVGMTVGLAPVAGIPLPWMSYGRSAMLTNFIALGIVESVANFRQRQKYY, encoded by the coding sequence ATGTTGTTAAAACCTTCGCTCCCCAAAATCCGCTGGCAATATTGGGTTAAACCCTGGCAGCAAGTAGATTGGCTATTATTTTGTTTACCTGTTGCCCTGAGTTTGTTTGGCGGTCTGATGATTCTAAGTACAGAACTAAAGCAGCCATTAACTGATTGGTGGTGGCACTGGCTTGTAGCTGGTATTGGCTCAATCATCGCCTTGTTTTTGGCTCGTTGCCGCTACGAAAACCTAATTCAGTGGCACTGGATAACCTACGCGCTCACTAATTTTAGTTTGATGATTGTGATGATCGCTGGAACTAGTGCCAAAGGCGCACAGCGATGGATTAGCATTGGTGGCTTTAATGTCCAACCCTCAGAATTTGCCAAAATAGGCGTAATTATCACCCTAGCGGCTTTACTGCACAGACGTACAGCTTCTACCCTTGACAGTGTATTTCGTGTCTTGGCAATCACTGCCATACCTTGGGGATTAATATTTTTACAGCCAGATTTGGCTACATCTCTAGTATTTGGGGCGATAGTTCTAGGAATGCTTTATTGGGCAAATGCCAATCCGGGTTGGTTAATTCTGATGATTTCTCCTGTAGTATCGGCAATTCTGTTTAGCATCTCCTGGCCTTTGTCAGATCCGATCATCTTGCTTAAAGACCTATCTTTTAGCCCTTTGGGTTTAGCCTGGGCAGGTGCAATGGGAATTGTAGGATGGCAGACTTTACCCTGGCGGAGATTTAATGTTGGTGCGTTGCCTTTAGCGAGCGGAGCTATCACTGCTTTCGCTTTTAATATGTTGGGAGGTGAATTAGGGTTTTTCGCTTGGAATCATGTATTAAAAGAATATCAAAAAGATAGGCTGAGTGTATTTATCAATCCTGAACATGATCCTCTTGGTGCGGGTTATCACTTAATCCAATCTCGCATTGCCATTGGTGCCGGAGAAATTTGGGGATGGGGTTTGTTCAAAGGTCCCATGACTCAACTCAATTTTGTACCTGAGCAGCACACAGATTTTATTTTCTCCGCTGTTGGTGAAGAGTTTGGTTTTGCTGGTTGTTTAATAGTATTGTTTGTCTTTTGCTTGATTTGCTTCCGTCTACTACGCGTAGCTCAAACCGCCAAAGATAATTTTGGTTCGTTGTTGGCTATTGGTGTTTTATCGATGATTATGTTTCAAGTCATTGTTAATGTGGGCATGACCGTTGGTTTAGCACCTGTGGCTGGTATACCCTTACCTTGGATGAGTTATGGTCGTTCTGCGATGTTGACTAACTTTATCGCTTTGGGAATAGTAGAATCTGTAGCCAATTTCCGCCAACGCCAGAAGTATTATTAA